The following DNA comes from Cryobacterium psychrophilum.
AATGCCGAATTCGGCCAGCGCGAGTACCCACTGGAATTTGCCCTTGGCCAGCGCCGGACTCAGCTGGTCGCCGCGGCCGGTGCCGATCGCGGTTCCGCCGGTGATGGCGAAGGGCACATCGGCGCCGAGTTTCGCGCCGATGGCGAGCAACTCGTCTTTGCTCGCGTTCGTGCCCCATAGCGCGTCACAGGCCAGGAGCGTGGCCGCGGCATCCGCTGATCCGCCGCCCATACCGCCCGCGATGGGGACGTTCTTCTCAATGTCGAGGTGCACTCCCCCGCGATACCCCGTCTTGCGGGCGAGGGCCCGGGCGGCCTTGATGGCGAGGTTGGTGCCCCCGGTCGCGAGGCCGGAGGTGTCAACGGAGCCGCTGAACGAGACCGAGAAGTCACTCGCGGCCTGGGCTCGCACCTCTTCGCTCAGCGACACGGCCTGGAACGCCGTCGCGAGCTCGTGGTAGCCGTCGTCCCGAACCGCGCCCACCTTGAGGAAGACGTTGATCTTGCCCGGCGCTCGTGCGTGCACAACCTGGGTGCCAGCCGCCGTCGTCGTCATGCTCTTAACCTAGCCCAGCGCGCGTGGTCCCCTCGACCCCGCTCCGGCGGTTCAGGCCGTTTGGGAGTCCATCCAGACCCGAGCAACCGCCAGGAAGTCGTGCACGGTGAGCTGCTCGCCACGGGTCGTCGGGTCGATCCCCGCGCTCTGCATGAGCGCGGATGCCGCGGCGGAATCACCCAGAACCGCGGAGAGAGACTGGCGCAGCATCTTCCGGCGCTGCTGGAACGCGGCGTCAACGAGGGCGAAAGTGGCCAGGCGCAGTTCTTCGCTCTCCAGCGGCGTGGCGCGGCGTTCGAACGCGATCAGAATGGAGTCAACGTTCGGCACCGGCCAGAACACCTGGCGACTGACCTTGCCCGCGGTACGGAAATCCCCGTACCAGGCGACTTTGACGCTCGGGCTGCCGTAGATCTTGCTGCCGGGTGCGGCGGCGAGTCGCTCGCCGACCTCGGCCTGGACCATGACCACACCGGCCCGGATGGACCCGAAGTTCTCCAGCAGGTACAGCAGCACCGGCACCGACACGTTGTAGGGCAGGTTGGCCACGAGCCGGGTGGGGTCGCCAGGAAGCGCGTCGATGCGCAGGGCGTCGCCGCGGATCACCGTGAGCGGGGCGCCCGGCTGCATGAGTTCCACGGTGAGGGGCAGCTGTTCGGCGAGACGGTCGTCGATCTCGACGGCGACGACGCTGGCGCCGGCCTCGAGAATGCCGAGCGTGAGCGAGCCGAGCCCCGGCCCCACCTCCACAACGGTGTCGCCTGCGGCGACGCTCGCCACGCGCACGATGCGGCGCACGGTGTTGCCGTCGATGACGAAGTTCTGGCCGAGTTTCTTCGTGGGGTTCACACCGAGCATCTCAGCGAGGTCGCGAATCTCGGCAGGCCCGAGCAGTTTGTGCGGAGCGCGTGCGGCGTCTCCCCCGGAGGGTTCCGCGGTCATGCGAGACCGCCGATGGGGTTGAGGTCGCGGTTCACGGCGTCGTGGGCGGCCGTGACCGGCTCAGCGTCCCACCGTCCATAGACGAGTTCGGTGTTTGAGGTGATCTGGGCAGACAGGAGCGAGACATCCGTTTCAAGGTGGCGGGCCATCATCCGCAGGGTGTTGGGCAGCAGGTAGGGGGCATTGGGCCGCCCGCGGTGAGGCATGGGGGTGAGGAAGGGGGCATCCGTCTCGACCAGGAGCAGGTGGCGTGGGGCGACAGAGAGCGCGGCGCGCAGGTCGTGGGCGTTACCGAAGGTGACGTTACCGGCGAAGGACATGTACCAGCCGTTTTCGGCGCAGACCCTGGCCATTTCGGCGTCTCCGGAGAAGCAGTGAAAGACCGTGCGCTCGGGGGCGCCGACTCGCAGGAGCGTGGCAATGACCTCGGCGTGGGCGTTGCGGTCGTGGATCTGCAGGGCGAGACCGTTCTGCTTCGCGATCTCAATGTGCGCCTCGAACGAACGAACCTGTGTCGAGTGACCGGGCTCGTCGGTGCGAAAGAAGTCGAGTCCCGTCTCGCCGACGGCCACGACGCGCGGCCAGGCCGCGAGGTCACTCATCTCTGCGATGGCATCGTCGAGCGTGCCGGTGCTCGCGTAGCGCGGGGCCTCATTCGGGTGAATGGCGACGGCGGCGAGCATTCTCGGTTCGATCTGTGCGCTCTCGGCAGACCAGCGCGAGGTCCGTCGGTCGCCGCCGACCTGGACGACGCCGCGCACCCCCACGCTCGACGCGCGATCGAGGTGCTCACTGTAGGTGAGGGGGATCTCACCGTCCTGGATGCGACCCCCTGAGCTCACGGCCGGGTCCAGGTGAGTGTGGTTGTCGTAAATGGGAACGGAGAGCGGTTCGGGTAGCGGCGGGTAGCTCAGGTCACGTTTCGTTTTGCCGGTGGCCCGAGGCGGCGCGGTGTCGCTAGCCAACCGTCGACTCGATTCGCGGGAACAGCGGTTCGAGTGCGGACACCTGCGCGCCGCCCGTCCACTCCCAGGCACGGTCGATGCGCTGGTCGGCGAGGGCACCCGTGCCGCCGAGGGCGCTCCAGAGCTTTCCCGTGGCAATGGGGATCACCGGGGAGAGCAGCACGGCGAGGGTGCCGAGGCCGCGCACGGCCGTGTGCAGTACCGTCTCGAGGCGTTCCCGGTTGGCGGGGTCCTTGGCGAGGGCCCACGGCTCCTGCAGGGTGATGTAGCCGTTGAGCTCGTCAACGAGCTCCCAGACGGAGGCGATGGCCTCGTGGATCGCGAGGCGATCGATGGCCGCTGCTGCGGCGTCCGTTGCCCGCTGTTCCGTGGCGTGGATGGCGGCGTCGGCCTCACTCGGAGTGCCGCCGACGGGAACAGAACCGTCGCAGTAGCGCAGCACCATCGCGATGACGCGGGAGGCGAGGTTGCCGAAACCGTTCGCGAGTTCGGACTGGTACCGGGCCGACAGGTCTTCCCAGGAGAAGGACCCGTCCTGGCCAAAGCTGATGGCGCGCATGAAGTAGTACCGGAACGCGTCGGAGCCGAACGTGTCGGTGATCTGGCTCGGGGCGATGCCGGTGAGCTTGGACTTGCTCATCTTTTCGCCGCCGACGAGCAGCCAGCCGTGCCCGAAGACCTGCTTGGGCACCTCGATGCCGGCGGCCATGAGCATCGCAGGCCAGATGACCGCGTGGAAACGCAGGATGTCCTTGCCCACGATGTGCGTGGCGGGCCAGCGACTCGCGAAGGCTTCGTCGTCCTGCCCGTAGCCTGCGGCGGTGATGTAGTTGAGCAGCGCGTCGAACCACACGTACACGACGTGGCTTTCGTCCCACGGAACCTTGATGCCCCAGTCGAAGCTGGAGCGGGAGATGGACAGGTCGCTCAGGCCGCGCTTGACGAAGGCGATGACCTCGTTGCGGGCTGATTCCGGCTGCACGAAGTTGGGGTTCTCCTCGTAGAGGGCGAGGAGCTGGTCGGCGAAGGCGCTCATCTTGAAGAAGTAGTTCTTCTCGTGCAGCAGTTCGACGGGCTTGGAGTGGATCGCACACACGAGAACGCCGACGTCTTCGCCGGTGCCGTCGACGAGGTCGGTGGTGGGCTTGTATTCCTCACAGCCCACGCAGTAATAGCCCTCGTACTCGCCCGTGTAGATGTGCCCCTGGGTCTGCAGGTGCTGCAGGAACTTCTGCGCATTCACCTCGTGGCGTTCGTCGGTGGTGCGGATGAAGTCGTCGTTGGCGATGTTCACCGTCTCGAGCAACGGCTTCCACGCGGTCTCGACCAGGCGGTCAGCCCACTCCTTCGGCGAGACGCCGTTGGCCGTGGCCGTGCGCAGGATCTTCTGCCCGTGCTCGTCCGTTCCAGTGAGCAGCCACGCATCGTCACCCGACTGGCGGTGCCAGCGGGCAAGCACGTCTGCCGCCACCTCGGTGTACGCGTGCCCGATGTGCGGGACATCATTCACATAGAAAATGGGCGTGGTGATGTAGAAAGAAGAGCCGTCGGACATTCTCACATCCTATGCGTGCGCGGCGACTTCCCTCGCCCCGTGACGAAAGAGTGGCGCCGCGAGAGCTAGCCGACGGTGATGAGAGGGGCCGGGTGGTGCCGGTGGCCGAAGACGGGCGGGAGCACCTCGCGGGTCGGGGGGCCCTGTTTGCGGTCAGGGGCGTCCCTTGTCGCCTCGCTATACCGTATGTCGATACCGTGCACCTTTTGGCGGGTATACGCAACGGGCACCATGCTCAGCACAATCTTGCCGTGGGCGTGGCCCGCTTCAAGCTCACGATAGGCCACAGCGACATCGTCGAGGGGATAGATGGCGGCCACGGGGACGGTTATCTGGCGATCCTCGATCAGCTGGGCGATGCGAGTGAGCGCCGCGTTGTTGGTCGAGTCCACGGTGGCGATGGTCGGATCACAGTCATGTTCAAGTTCCGCGTCCACCCCGCGAGGCGCCACCCGGCGCAGCTCGTCCTGCAGACCCGGGCCGTATTCCACCGGGACCACCCCGAGCTGGCGCAGGCGGTCAAAGCTTTCAGGGCTCGCCGTGCCAATCACGGTTGCGCCGCGGCGCTTGGCAAGTTGCGCAGCGATTATGCCCACGCCACCGGCCGCGGCGTGCACGAGCACGGTACGGCCCGGCCCCGGGTTCGCACCCTGCACGGCCGCCCAGGCGCTTGCGGCCGCCACGAACAAGCTGCCCGCGATCTCCCAGGACAGCCCTTCCGGCTTGCGAATCACGTTGCCGGCGGGCACGAGCACAAACTCCGCCTGCGCGCCGTGCACGGTGTGCCCGAGCACCGCATCCTTCACCTTCCAGCCGACGACGCCCTCACCAAGACGGTAGATGAAACCGGCGAAGTCGCCCCCGTGCCCTGCGGGAAGGCTCAGTGGCCATTGCTTCTGCAGGCGGCCCTCTCTGATACTGGTGTCGATGGGGTTCAGGCCCGCGGACATCACTGCGACGACCACTTCGCCTGGGCCGGGAACGGGAATCGGCACCTCGACGATCTCAAGAACCTCAGGTCCCCCGTAGCGGGAAAACGTGACAGCACGTGACATGGTGCACCTCCAGCAACTCTGAAAGACGTTGCCACTAGCATATCTCAGTCAGTCTTCGCTGGCATTTTTGTGCTCGAGGCGGTGAGTCAGCGCAGGGAACGCGGCGGCTTCGGCTCTTTCTGCTGCAGGGCCGCCTCGTACAGGTCACGCTTACTCAGCCCGCTCGCGGCCGAGACATCGGCGGTCGCGTCTTTCAACCGGATGCCGCTGGCCACGAGCGCGATCACCTCGGCCACGCCGTCGCTCAGGTCCAGCACGCGAACCTCGGCGCCCGCGACGACGACGCAGATCTCACCACGAACCCCGCCGGCGGCCCACTCGGCGAGTTCGGTCGCGGTGCCACGCTTGACCTCTTCATAGAATTTGGTGAGCTCGCGGCACACCACCACGCGGCGATCAGCCCCCAAGACCGCAGCAAGGTCGAGCAGGCTGGCCGCGAGACGATTGGGCGATTCGAAGAAGACCATGGTGCGCCGTTCGGCGGCAAGCTCGCGAAAGAGGGAGGTACGTTCACCGTGCTTGCGAGGAAGGAACCCCTCGAACGTGAAGCGGTCGGTGGGGAGTCCGGACACCGCGAGGGCGGTGAGCACGGCCGAGGGTCCAGGCAGCGCCGAGACGACGACTCCGGCCGCGACGGCGGCATCAACCAGGTGGAAGCCCGGATCGGAGACCGTGGGCATTCCGGCGTCGCTCAGCACGAGCAGGTCGGTGTCCCGAGCGAGTTCCACGAGCTCCGCTGCCTTGCCGCGTTCGTTGTGATCGTGCAGGCTGATGAGACGCGGGCGATTCTCGATACCGAGGGCCTTGAGCAGGTGGATGGTGACCCGCGTGTCTTCGGAGGCGACGACGGTCGCAGTGGTGAGCGCCTCAACCAGGCGCTTGGAGGCATCCCCGAGGTTTCCGATCGGTGTGGCAGCGAGGATGATCATGAACTCATTGTCTCAGCTTCAGCTTCGGGTCACGCGACGCTCACTACGATGGTCAGGTGCTCGCAACTTCTCGATGGGTCCGCTGGGCCGCTCCCGTCTGTGTCGTGGCGCTGGCGCTGGCGCTGCGGCTGTGGAACCTCGGCAACCCTCACTCGCTCGTCTTCGATGAGACGTTCTATGTGAAGGACGCCTGGTCGCTGTTCAACAACGGCTACGAATCCACCTGGCCCGCCGGCGCCGACGCGCTTTTCGCCGGGGGCAACACCGACATCTATTCGACCGACCCGTCGTTCGTCGTGCACCCCCCGCTCGGCAAGTGGCTCATCGCGCTCGGCATGGTCGCCGTCGGTCCCGGGAGCGACTGGGGCTGGCGCATCTCCACCGTGATCATCGGCGTGCTTGCCGTCGTGCTCCTCATGCTCATCGCCCGCAAGCTCTTCGGCTCGCTCACCCTTGCCGTGATCGCCGGCTTCCTGCTCGCTATCGACGGCCACGCCATTGTCATGTCCCGGGTGGCGCTGCTCGACAACTCGGTCATGTTCTTCGCCCTGCTCGGCTTCGGAGCAATACTGCTCGATCGCCCGTGGCACGCACGCCGACTCGGAGCCTGGCTCGACGGCAGGCGTGCGGCCGGGCTGGATCCGCACTGGGGACCGACGCTCTGGTGGCGACCGTGGCTGCTTGCCGCCGGGCTCACGTTCGGGTTGGCCTGTTCGGTCAAGTGGTCCGGCGTCTACTTTCTCGCCGCGTTCGGCGTCTATACGGTGGTTGTCGACGCCCTCGCGCGGCGCCGCGCCGGCGTGTCGTTCTGGGCGAGCGCCGCCGTACTCAAACAGGCACCGGCGAATTTTCTGCTCCTGGTGCCACTCGCGGTCATCACGTTCCTGGCGTCCTGGACAGGGTGGTTCGTCACCCGCGGCGGCTTCTACCGGAACTGGGCGGACTCACTCGGTGCGGCGTGGACAGGGCCGCTCGCCTGGGTGCCACACTCCATGCAGAGCTTCTGGCACTACCAGGCCTCCGCCTATACGTATCATGTGGGCCTCGCGACGCCGCATCCCTACCAGGCCAACCCTCTCACCTGGCTTTTCATGATCCGGCCGACGAGCATGTACTACGCGGGAACCAGTCGGGGCGAGAACGGCTGCGCAAGCGACAGCTGTTCCGCGGCCATCACCTCGGTGGGCAACCCGCTCATCTGGTGGGCCGCCACGGCCGCCCTGTTCTACCTCGTGTACCGGCTCGCGCGCTACCGCGAATGGCGAGTGGGTCTCATCATGATGGGCATGGTTGCCGGTTACCTGCCGTGGCTCATGTACCCCAACCGAACCGTATTCCAGTTTTACACGATCACCTTCGAGCCCTACCTCTTGCTGGGAATCACCTTCGTGATTGGGCTCAGTCTCGGGCTGTCCCCGGGCGTCAGGACGCGGAGACCCGATCCGATTCAGCAAACAAACGGCATCCGACTCGTCGTTGTCTTCTTGATTTTAGCGCTTCTGATCAGTGCTTTCTTCTATCCACTGTGGACGGGGATGCAGACGTCATTCACCTTCTGGCAGCTTCACACATGGATGCCGAGTTGGCGATAATGGGACTTGATATATTCTAATTTAGGCATATGATGGCTGGGAATCCTGTGTGAAAACTTGGTGTTCAGAGGGGTCCGGACTCTAGAGTGGAAGGTATCTGCAGAACGAGTAATTGCTCACATCCCGGCTGAGAAGTCCTACGTCCAACAAAGGCCTCATGACGGAAGCAACTGCCGCACCCGCGGTCCGCATCATTCGGACCCGTCCGGGTGGAGATAACAAGAACCCCACGAGTGACTACTCGTCGTTGCTGCACACGGTGCGCAACCTCGGCCTTCTGGGACGCCGCACAGGTTTCTACTGGATGATCTTCGCGATCCTCATCGTGGCAACCGGTGGCGCCGTTGCTGGCTTCGTACTTCTCGGCGACTCCTGGTACCAGCTCCTGATCGCGGCCGCCCTCGGCATCATCTTCACGCAGTTCGCCTTTCTGGCGCACGAGGCATCTCACCGAGCGGTCTTCCAGTCGGGCAGGGCCAACGACCGCGCCGGGCGCATTCTCGCCAATCTGTTCGTCGGCATCAGCTACGCCTGGTGGATGACGAAGCACAGCCGCCACCACGCCAACCCCAATGTGGTCGGCAAGGACCCCGACATCGAGCCTGACTTCATTGTCTTTCGCGAGGAGGACGCCGCCAAGGCCACCTGGCTGGGCTCCTTCATCACGCGCAAGCAGGGTTACCTCTTCTTCCCCCTGTTGATGCTCGAAGGCTTCAACCTTCACGTGCAGGGCTTCAAGACGGTCTTCGGCCGCCGCAAGGTCGACAAGCGCTGGGTCGAGATCTCCATGCTCGTCACCCGCATCACCCTGTATGTCGCTGTGATCTTCTTCTTCCTGCCCGTCGGCATCGCATTCGCCTTCATTGGCGTTCAGCTCGCCGTTTTCGGCGTGTACATGGGAGCATCCTTCGCACCCAACCACAAGGGCATGCCTCAGCTGCCCGCCGAGAGCCGTGTGGACTTCCTTCGACGCCAGGTACTCACCTCACGCAACATTCGTGGTGGAACCTTCATCGACACCTACATGGGCGGCCTCAACTACCAGATTGAGCACCACCTCTTCCCGAACATGGCTCGCCCGCACCTGCGTAAGGCGCAGGAGATCACCAAGGAATACTGCGCATCCAACGACATCAAATACACCGAAACCGGCGTGTTCGAGTCGTACGGCATCGTCATTGAGTACCTGAACAAGGTCGGCCTGTCAGCCAGGGACCCGTTCGACTGCCCGATGGTTGCACGCTTCCGCTACCGCTAGCACCTCAAACGCCCACCGAGGGTCGCCTCTCGGCCAGCAAACGCCTCACCGCGTTCCTGGCCGAGGGGTATTTTTGTGCCCGCGCGGAGCGGGGCCGCGTCAGGCCCGTTTAGGCTGGACACCATGTGGCTGCCCGGCGTGCTCGTCGCAGGCGCCGCCGGTGTGCTCGCGTGGGGCCTGCACGCCCTCGTGCCCGCCCTGCCCCTGCTCACGGCGGCCGTGGTCCTCGGCATTCTCGTGGGCCAGGTCCCCGCGCTTCGCCCCACCCTCGCCGGCGTTCTCGCGCCCGGCCTGTCCATGGCGGGGACGCGCTTCATGCGCCTCGGCATCGTTGCGCTCGGACTCCGGCTCAGCCTCGGCGACATTGCCGGTCTCGGCTGGCTCACCATTGTCACGACAGTCGGGATCGTGCTCGTCACCTTTGCCGGCACCCTCGCCCTGGGCCGGTTGTTCCGGCTTCCCGGGGATCAGCCGCTGCTGATCGCAACCGGGTTCTCCATCTGCGGCGCCTCGGCGATCGGCGCCATGAGCGGCGTCGTGAAGGCGAAGGACGAAGACACCGCGACGTCGATCGCGCTCGTGACCCTGTGCGGAACGCTGGCTATTGCCGTGCTGCCGGCACTGTGGCATCCGCTGGGACTCACCGCCCCGCAGTTCGGTCACTGGGTGGGCGCCGGCGTGCACGACGTTGGTCAGGTCGTGGCGACCGCGCAAATAGCCGGCGCTGCCGCGCTCTCCCTC
Coding sequences within:
- a CDS encoding TatD family hydrolase gives rise to the protein MASDTAPPRATGKTKRDLSYPPLPEPLSVPIYDNHTHLDPAVSSGGRIQDGEIPLTYSEHLDRASSVGVRGVVQVGGDRRTSRWSAESAQIEPRMLAAVAIHPNEAPRYASTGTLDDAIAEMSDLAAWPRVVAVGETGLDFFRTDEPGHSTQVRSFEAHIEIAKQNGLALQIHDRNAHAEVIATLLRVGAPERTVFHCFSGDAEMARVCAENGWYMSFAGNVTFGNAHDLRAALSVAPRHLLLVETDAPFLTPMPHRGRPNAPYLLPNTLRMMARHLETDVSLLSAQITSNTELVYGRWDAEPVTAAHDAVNRDLNPIGGLA
- a CDS encoding 4-(cytidine 5'-diphospho)-2-C-methyl-D-erythritol kinase, translating into MTTTAAGTQVVHARAPGKINVFLKVGAVRDDGYHELATAFQAVSLSEEVRAQAASDFSVSFSGSVDTSGLATGGTNLAIKAARALARKTGYRGGVHLDIEKNVPIAGGMGGGSADAAATLLACDALWGTNASKDELLAIGAKLGADVPFAITGGTAIGTGRGDQLSPALAKGKFQWVLALAEFGISTPAVYSELDRHRDRHAQDIFPAEVQPTVDANVLLALRAGDPHMLADALHNDLQAPALHLAPGLGSVIQLGEENGALAGIISGSGPTVAFLVADADSALELQVALSASRLRVVRATGPVHGARLING
- the rsmI gene encoding 16S rRNA (cytidine(1402)-2'-O)-methyltransferase codes for the protein MIILAATPIGNLGDASKRLVEALTTATVVASEDTRVTIHLLKALGIENRPRLISLHDHNERGKAAELVELARDTDLLVLSDAGMPTVSDPGFHLVDAAVAAGVVVSALPGPSAVLTALAVSGLPTDRFTFEGFLPRKHGERTSLFRELAAERRTMVFFESPNRLAASLLDLAAVLGADRRVVVCRELTKFYEEVKRGTATELAEWAAGGVRGEICVVVAGAEVRVLDLSDGVAEVIALVASGIRLKDATADVSAASGLSKRDLYEAALQQKEPKPPRSLR
- the rsmA gene encoding 16S rRNA (adenine(1518)-N(6)/adenine(1519)-N(6))-dimethyltransferase RsmA; its protein translation is MTAEPSGGDAARAPHKLLGPAEIRDLAEMLGVNPTKKLGQNFVIDGNTVRRIVRVASVAAGDTVVEVGPGLGSLTLGILEAGASVVAVEIDDRLAEQLPLTVELMQPGAPLTVIRGDALRIDALPGDPTRLVANLPYNVSVPVLLYLLENFGSIRAGVVMVQAEVGERLAAAPGSKIYGSPSVKVAWYGDFRTAGKVSRQVFWPVPNVDSILIAFERRATPLESEELRLATFALVDAAFQQRRKMLRQSLSAVLGDSAAASALMQSAGIDPTTRGEQLTVHDFLAVARVWMDSQTA
- a CDS encoding YeiH family protein, with the protein product MWLPGVLVAGAAGVLAWGLHALVPALPLLTAAVVLGILVGQVPALRPTLAGVLAPGLSMAGTRFMRLGIVALGLRLSLGDIAGLGWLTIVTTVGIVLVTFAGTLALGRLFRLPGDQPLLIATGFSICGASAIGAMSGVVKAKDEDTATSIALVTLCGTLAIAVLPALWHPLGLTAPQFGHWVGAGVHDVGQVVATAQIAGAAALSLAVVVKLTRVLLLAPIVAVASVVERRRPVLHGPTATTTGNRTPIMPLFVVGFLGAMLLNSAVPLPDALRGGADTAQTALLAMALFALGSAVRLVPLLRTGWRALIVGLLSWALIAALALWAVQLA
- a CDS encoding NADP-dependent oxidoreductase, whose protein sequence is MSRAVTFSRYGGPEVLEIVEVPIPVPGPGEVVVAVMSAGLNPIDTSIREGRLQKQWPLSLPAGHGGDFAGFIYRLGEGVVGWKVKDAVLGHTVHGAQAEFVLVPAGNVIRKPEGLSWEIAGSLFVAAASAWAAVQGANPGPGRTVLVHAAAGGVGIIAAQLAKRRGATVIGTASPESFDRLRQLGVVPVEYGPGLQDELRRVAPRGVDAELEHDCDPTIATVDSTNNAALTRIAQLIEDRQITVPVAAIYPLDDVAVAYRELEAGHAHGKIVLSMVPVAYTRQKVHGIDIRYSEATRDAPDRKQGPPTREVLPPVFGHRHHPAPLITVG
- a CDS encoding fatty acid desaturase family protein, with the protein product MTEATAAPAVRIIRTRPGGDNKNPTSDYSSLLHTVRNLGLLGRRTGFYWMIFAILIVATGGAVAGFVLLGDSWYQLLIAAALGIIFTQFAFLAHEASHRAVFQSGRANDRAGRILANLFVGISYAWWMTKHSRHHANPNVVGKDPDIEPDFIVFREEDAAKATWLGSFITRKQGYLFFPLLMLEGFNLHVQGFKTVFGRRKVDKRWVEISMLVTRITLYVAVIFFFLPVGIAFAFIGVQLAVFGVYMGASFAPNHKGMPQLPAESRVDFLRRQVLTSRNIRGGTFIDTYMGGLNYQIEHHLFPNMARPHLRKAQEITKEYCASNDIKYTETGVFESYGIVIEYLNKVGLSARDPFDCPMVARFRYR
- a CDS encoding dolichyl-phosphate-mannose--protein mannosyltransferase, whose translation is MLATSRWVRWAAPVCVVALALALRLWNLGNPHSLVFDETFYVKDAWSLFNNGYESTWPAGADALFAGGNTDIYSTDPSFVVHPPLGKWLIALGMVAVGPGSDWGWRISTVIIGVLAVVLLMLIARKLFGSLTLAVIAGFLLAIDGHAIVMSRVALLDNSVMFFALLGFGAILLDRPWHARRLGAWLDGRRAAGLDPHWGPTLWWRPWLLAAGLTFGLACSVKWSGVYFLAAFGVYTVVVDALARRRAGVSFWASAAVLKQAPANFLLLVPLAVITFLASWTGWFVTRGGFYRNWADSLGAAWTGPLAWVPHSMQSFWHYQASAYTYHVGLATPHPYQANPLTWLFMIRPTSMYYAGTSRGENGCASDSCSAAITSVGNPLIWWAATAALFYLVYRLARYREWRVGLIMMGMVAGYLPWLMYPNRTVFQFYTITFEPYLLLGITFVIGLSLGLSPGVRTRRPDPIQQTNGIRLVVVFLILALLISAFFYPLWTGMQTSFTFWQLHTWMPSWR
- the metG gene encoding methionine--tRNA ligase codes for the protein MSDGSSFYITTPIFYVNDVPHIGHAYTEVAADVLARWHRQSGDDAWLLTGTDEHGQKILRTATANGVSPKEWADRLVETAWKPLLETVNIANDDFIRTTDERHEVNAQKFLQHLQTQGHIYTGEYEGYYCVGCEEYKPTTDLVDGTGEDVGVLVCAIHSKPVELLHEKNYFFKMSAFADQLLALYEENPNFVQPESARNEVIAFVKRGLSDLSISRSSFDWGIKVPWDESHVVYVWFDALLNYITAAGYGQDDEAFASRWPATHIVGKDILRFHAVIWPAMLMAAGIEVPKQVFGHGWLLVGGEKMSKSKLTGIAPSQITDTFGSDAFRYYFMRAISFGQDGSFSWEDLSARYQSELANGFGNLASRVIAMVLRYCDGSVPVGGTPSEADAAIHATEQRATDAAAAAIDRLAIHEAIASVWELVDELNGYITLQEPWALAKDPANRERLETVLHTAVRGLGTLAVLLSPVIPIATGKLWSALGGTGALADQRIDRAWEWTGGAQVSALEPLFPRIESTVG